From Streptomyces sp. NBC_00690, a single genomic window includes:
- a CDS encoding C40 family peptidase codes for MASHRRPTHSGLTHSARVTVLSAAAATAVAALGATPAGADPQTSPERARAAVDRLFQEAEKATERFNSASERATHLREELGQVQDGVARGQERINRLREALGSLAGAQYRSGGVDPTLSLLLSSDPDTFLAQAEMLNMVTERQHSALQDLQRAQRSIGQLRTEAARDLSDLERSRAAVARHKRTVERKLAQAQRLLNSLPSEERGAFDRASRSGRGVLPAVSGDAPASSRAAAAIRAARSAVGRPYVWGANGPSGFDCSGLVQWSYAQAGVGLPRTSQAQRYAGRQVPLSEARPGDLVTYRNDASHIGMYMGNGQVVHAPYPGASVRYDPVRMMPISAVTRV; via the coding sequence GTGGCGTCCCATCGACGACCCACCCACTCCGGTCTCACCCACAGTGCCCGGGTCACCGTTCTGTCCGCCGCGGCGGCAACGGCCGTCGCGGCACTCGGGGCCACCCCCGCCGGCGCCGATCCACAGACCTCCCCGGAGCGGGCAAGGGCCGCGGTCGACCGGCTCTTCCAAGAGGCGGAGAAGGCCACGGAACGCTTCAACAGCGCCTCCGAACGCGCCACTCACCTGCGCGAGGAGTTGGGGCAGGTACAGGACGGCGTCGCCCGCGGTCAGGAGCGCATCAACCGGTTGCGGGAGGCGCTCGGCTCCCTGGCGGGCGCCCAGTACCGCTCCGGTGGAGTCGACCCCACCCTCTCGCTGTTGCTCTCGTCCGACCCCGACACCTTTCTCGCCCAGGCGGAGATGCTGAACATGGTCACCGAGCGTCAGCACTCCGCCCTCCAGGACCTGCAACGGGCCCAGCGCAGCATCGGCCAGTTGCGGACCGAAGCCGCCCGCGACCTCTCCGACCTCGAACGCAGCCGGGCGGCGGTGGCCCGCCACAAACGCACCGTGGAACGCAAGCTCGCCCAGGCGCAGAGACTGCTCAACTCCCTGCCGTCCGAGGAGCGCGGCGCGTTCGACCGGGCCTCCCGCTCGGGCCGTGGCGTCCTGCCTGCGGTCTCCGGTGACGCACCCGCCTCCTCCCGGGCCGCCGCCGCGATCCGGGCCGCCCGCAGCGCCGTCGGCAGGCCCTATGTGTGGGGTGCCAACGGGCCTTCCGGATTCGACTGCTCCGGGTTGGTCCAGTGGTCGTACGCACAGGCGGGCGTGGGGCTGCCCCGGACCTCGCAGGCCCAGCGGTACGCCGGGCGGCAGGTGCCGCTCTCGGAAGCACGCCCGGGAGATCTGGTGACCTACCGCAACGATGCCAGCCACATCGGGATGTACATGGGCAACGGTCAGGTCGTGCACGCGCCCTACCCCGGTGCCTCCGTCCGCTACGACCCGGTCCGCATGATGCCGATCTCCGCCGTCACCCGGGTCTGA
- a CDS encoding C40 family peptidase — MASHRRPKQPGRTRVTVLTATAAAAVALTSQTAQADPKPSKSEVKAKVDKLYEEAEKATEKFNGAKERQGKLQKQVDTLQDEVARGQDDLNDLRDKLGSVASAQYRSGGMDPSLQLFLSSDPDTFLDKASALDHLGDKQQEAIAEIQNKQRALAQQRKEAQGKLTDLADTRKELGTKKREVQTKLAEAQKLLNSLSVQERQSIKAEETRANRANQRADLGEAKPASGRASSAFAAGQSKIGTPYVYGASGPNSFDCSGFTSWSFAQAGISIPRTSQAQAGIGQRINSQSDLRQGDLVFFYGDLHHVGFYAGNGQVLHSPRTGAVVRYESINNMPFQFGVRV; from the coding sequence GTGGCGTCCCACCGTCGTCCCAAGCAGCCGGGCCGCACCCGTGTGACCGTGCTCACCGCGACCGCCGCCGCAGCTGTCGCTCTGACGTCCCAGACCGCTCAGGCAGACCCCAAGCCGAGCAAGAGCGAAGTCAAGGCCAAGGTCGACAAGCTCTACGAAGAGGCCGAGAAGGCCACCGAGAAGTTCAACGGCGCCAAGGAGCGGCAGGGCAAGCTCCAGAAGCAGGTCGACACCCTCCAGGACGAGGTCGCCCGGGGTCAGGACGACCTCAACGACCTCCGGGACAAGCTCGGGTCCGTCGCCAGCGCCCAGTACCGCTCGGGCGGCATGGACCCCTCGCTCCAACTCTTCCTCTCCTCGGACCCGGACACCTTCCTCGACAAGGCGTCCGCGCTCGACCACCTCGGCGACAAGCAGCAAGAGGCCATCGCCGAGATCCAGAACAAGCAGCGGGCCCTCGCGCAGCAGCGCAAGGAGGCCCAGGGCAAGCTGACCGACCTGGCCGACACGCGCAAGGAACTCGGCACCAAAAAGCGCGAGGTGCAGACCAAGCTCGCCGAAGCGCAGAAGCTGCTGAACTCCCTGAGCGTCCAGGAGCGGCAGTCCATCAAGGCCGAGGAGACCCGCGCCAACCGGGCCAACCAGCGCGCCGACCTCGGTGAGGCCAAGCCTGCGTCCGGCCGGGCGTCCTCCGCGTTCGCCGCCGGTCAGAGCAAGATCGGCACGCCGTACGTCTACGGCGCGTCCGGTCCCAACTCCTTCGACTGCTCCGGCTTCACCTCCTGGTCCTTCGCCCAGGCCGGCATCTCCATCCCGCGCACCTCCCAGGCCCAGGCGGGCATCGGCCAGCGCATCAACTCCCAGAGCGACCTGCGCCAGGGCGATCTGGTCTTCTTCTACGGCGACCTGCACCACGTCGGCTTCTACGCCGGCAACGGCCAGGTCCTGCACTCCCCGCGCACCGGTGCCGTGGTGCGCTACGAGTCCATCAACAACATGCCGTTCCAGTTCGGGGTCCGCGTCTGA
- a CDS encoding NYN domain-containing protein yields MEQPDSGAEPASAAGGAAEALDRPLPEGVRRRVVALVSDAFGGLTVGELPAQLRQYVRFTPSRRAKFAGNAMAAALESDPVFRQRIGERLTLAQPELCGALAAGSPPAAADPLDVAAAAYVLRPAGWVKLVAAAGEEALRADAERADEAGRRELERLREELTEARALTKSETERLRTELDAARKEAESLRRKVRSAQSDIKRGEAALRQVGAEMETVRTDATAQVSAAESEARRLRGRLGEAEAAVEAARRAAREGRSVEDMRLRLLLDTVLEAAQGLRRELALPPASVHPADLVDAVEPGRMSPKDIAARALSESDPALLDQLLALPQAHLVVDGYNVTKTGYPTMPLEKQRLRLLGGLSVLAAQSGAEITCVFDGAELAAPVLLAPPRGVRVLFSKAGVTADELIRQMVRAEPPGRPVVVVSTDREVADGVAKSGARPVASAMLLKRLSRV; encoded by the coding sequence GTGGAGCAGCCTGATAGTGGCGCCGAACCGGCCTCCGCGGCCGGTGGCGCCGCCGAGGCGCTCGACCGACCGTTGCCGGAAGGCGTACGACGCCGGGTCGTGGCCCTGGTGTCGGACGCCTTCGGTGGTCTCACGGTGGGTGAGCTCCCCGCCCAATTGAGACAGTACGTCCGCTTCACCCCCTCTCGGCGTGCCAAGTTCGCCGGCAACGCCATGGCGGCTGCCCTGGAGAGCGACCCCGTCTTCCGTCAGCGCATCGGCGAGCGGTTGACCCTGGCCCAGCCCGAGCTGTGCGGCGCCCTGGCCGCCGGATCGCCGCCCGCTGCCGCTGACCCGCTGGACGTGGCGGCAGCGGCGTATGTGCTGCGACCCGCCGGCTGGGTGAAGCTGGTCGCCGCGGCGGGCGAGGAGGCCCTGCGCGCCGACGCCGAACGGGCCGACGAGGCGGGACGGCGGGAGCTTGAGCGGCTGCGCGAGGAGTTGACCGAGGCGCGGGCCCTGACCAAGAGCGAGACCGAGCGGCTGCGCACCGAACTCGACGCCGCCCGCAAGGAAGCCGAATCGCTGCGCCGCAAGGTGCGCAGCGCCCAGAGCGACATCAAGCGCGGTGAGGCCGCGCTGCGGCAGGTCGGCGCCGAGATGGAGACCGTCCGTACGGACGCGACGGCCCAGGTGTCGGCCGCGGAGTCCGAGGCCCGACGGCTGCGGGGGCGGCTCGGTGAGGCGGAGGCGGCCGTGGAGGCGGCCAGACGGGCCGCCAGGGAAGGCAGATCGGTCGAGGACATGCGGCTGCGGCTGCTGCTCGACACCGTCCTGGAGGCGGCCCAGGGGCTGCGCAGGGAGCTGGCACTGCCACCGGCGTCCGTCCATCCCGCGGATCTGGTGGATGCGGTGGAGCCCGGTCGGATGTCGCCCAAGGACATCGCGGCGCGGGCGCTGTCGGAGTCCGATCCGGCCCTCCTGGACCAACTGCTGGCCCTGCCCCAGGCGCATCTGGTCGTGGACGGCTACAACGTCACCAAGACCGGCTACCCGACCATGCCGCTGGAGAAGCAGCGGCTGCGGCTGTTGGGCGGCCTCTCGGTGCTCGCCGCGCAGTCCGGCGCGGAGATCACCTGTGTCTTCGACGGCGCCGAGTTGGCCGCACCGGTGCTGCTGGCGCCCCCGCGGGGGGTACGGGTGCTGTTCTCCAAGGCGGGCGTCACGGCCGATGAGCTGATCCGCCAGATGGTGCGTGCCGAGCCGCCCGGGCGACCGGTGGTGGTGGTCTCCACCGACCGCGAGGTGGCTGACGGGGTGGCCAAGTCGGGAGCCCGCCCGGTGGCGTCCGCGATGTTGTTGAAGCGGCTCTCCCGCGTCTGA
- a CDS encoding rhomboid family intramembrane serine protease, with translation MIDWRGVALRTVRGVMTGPTVTHGVIAICCAVFLISPVSGLNASYGTGDALLAAQAAYFERWGVIPAELMTGTSDALLTPFTALFVHGNWLHLLGNMLFLHVFGAMTEERMGAIWFAVFYTATGYLALCAYAITNADSDQTLVGASGAISGVLGAFLFLFPKARVTSLFPFLFFLPLRFPAWIVLVFWFALQWLAASGAGTGGPGVAYLAHVVGFGTGFCYAWVRYGRRARVKTQTTAAEGDSQP, from the coding sequence GTGATCGATTGGCGGGGCGTGGCCCTCAGGACGGTCCGGGGCGTGATGACAGGGCCCACGGTGACGCATGGGGTGATCGCCATCTGCTGCGCGGTCTTCCTCATTAGCCCCGTATCCGGGCTCAACGCCTCGTACGGCACGGGGGACGCCTTGCTCGCCGCCCAGGCCGCGTACTTCGAAAGGTGGGGGGTAATCCCCGCCGAACTGATGACGGGCACGTCCGACGCACTGCTGACGCCCTTCACGGCGCTCTTCGTCCACGGCAACTGGCTGCATCTGCTCGGCAACATGCTGTTCCTCCATGTCTTCGGCGCGATGACCGAGGAACGCATGGGGGCGATCTGGTTCGCCGTCTTCTACACGGCCACCGGCTATCTCGCGCTCTGTGCCTACGCCATCACCAATGCGGACTCCGACCAGACCCTCGTCGGGGCCTCCGGAGCGATCTCGGGAGTCCTCGGCGCCTTCCTGTTCCTCTTCCCGAAGGCCCGGGTCACCAGTCTGTTCCCCTTCCTCTTCTTCCTGCCGCTGCGCTTCCCGGCCTGGATCGTCCTGGTCTTCTGGTTCGCCCTGCAGTGGCTGGCCGCCTCCGGGGCTGGGACCGGCGGCCCGGGGGTGGCCTACCTCGCGCACGTCGTCGGCTTCGGCACCGGCTTCTGCTACGCCTGGGTGCGCTATGGGCGCCGGGCTAGAGTGAAGACCCAAACCACGGCCGCCGAGGGAGACAGCCAACCGTGA
- a CDS encoding Lrp/AsnC family transcriptional regulator — translation MITAIVLIKTSVDRIPEIAESIAALDSVSEVFSVTGTYDLIAMVRVARHDDLADVIPGSISKIQGVEATDTHVAFRTYSQHDLEAAFAIGLDA, via the coding sequence GTGATCACCGCGATCGTGCTCATCAAGACCAGTGTGGACCGCATCCCGGAGATCGCCGAGTCGATCGCCGCCCTGGACAGCGTCAGCGAGGTCTTCTCGGTCACCGGCACCTACGACCTGATCGCCATGGTCCGGGTCGCCCGCCACGACGACCTCGCGGATGTGATCCCGGGCAGCATCAGCAAGATCCAGGGCGTCGAGGCCACCGACACGCACGTGGCGTTCCGCACCTACTCGCAGCACGACCTCGAAGCAGCCTTCGCCATCGGCCTGGACGCCTGA
- a CDS encoding small secreted hydrophilic protein, whose product MVFSHRLATLAAVVAIPLGIAVTSYALTDNPDDRKAPPKVELESGSPSAPPSTAPPSPSDETVSPPPVGESPTVGQSPSGDDNHDDGNEQGGQGDDGPGGDDFGDDG is encoded by the coding sequence ATGGTTTTCTCGCATCGCCTGGCGACCCTCGCCGCAGTCGTCGCGATACCCCTCGGTATCGCGGTGACCAGCTACGCCCTCACCGACAACCCCGACGACCGCAAGGCACCACCCAAGGTGGAGCTGGAGAGCGGTTCCCCGTCGGCGCCTCCCTCCACCGCTCCCCCCTCCCCCAGCGACGAGACGGTCTCACCGCCACCGGTCGGCGAGAGCCCCACCGTCGGCCAGAGCCCGTCGGGCGACGACAACCACGACGACGGCAACGAACAGGGCGGGCAGGGCGACGACGGCCCGGGCGGCGACGACTTCGGTGATGACGGCTGA
- a CDS encoding sensor histidine kinase, with product MTADPGRPWVSARLRILLWLVVVMAVALTAVAAATRSVLLRDVDHRINNLLAQEAEEFANLARNGVDPRTGQPFTDPDPLLRLFLERQYADPDEELLGLVGRSGQAPARKMQFREGRVDHPLAEDSRSLNTIFESANATGTLHRRQGEVRWAKVEIKASAGYPPAAFVVAFHPEGEQQKAGNVFTMLIAISGVALLMTTGIGWVVAGRILRPVRLVRTTAAQLTEQDLTQRIPVQGRDDIAALAETFNAMLDRLERAFAAQREFVDDAGHELRTPITIVRGHLELMGDDPVEREETVRIVMEELDRMSRIVEDLLLLAKAERPDFVTPEPVQLAELTADVFVKARALGDRDWKLAGTVDAEGFLDSQRITQAMVQLAQNAVQHTVPGQRVSIGSRARTDGIELFVADTGPGIQPQDHEVIFERFRRGTARRGSRATGAGLGLAIVKAIAEGHGGRVELRTTEGGGATFVLVLHEPREVKDLKEAVR from the coding sequence ATGACGGCTGATCCCGGACGCCCCTGGGTCTCCGCCCGGCTGCGCATCCTCCTCTGGCTGGTCGTCGTGATGGCGGTCGCCCTGACAGCGGTCGCAGCCGCCACCCGCAGCGTCCTCCTGAGGGACGTGGACCACCGGATCAACAACCTCCTGGCGCAGGAGGCGGAGGAGTTCGCCAACCTCGCGCGCAACGGGGTCGACCCCCGGACCGGCCAGCCGTTCACCGACCCCGACCCGCTCCTGCGGCTGTTCCTGGAGCGCCAGTACGCCGACCCCGACGAGGAACTGCTGGGTCTGGTCGGTCGCTCCGGCCAGGCCCCGGCCCGCAAGATGCAGTTCCGTGAGGGGCGGGTGGACCATCCACTCGCCGAGGACTCCCGCTCCCTGAACACCATCTTTGAATCCGCCAACGCCACCGGCACCCTCCACCGTCGGCAGGGGGAGGTGCGCTGGGCGAAGGTCGAGATCAAAGCGAGCGCCGGCTATCCGCCGGCCGCCTTCGTCGTCGCCTTCCACCCCGAGGGCGAGCAGCAGAAGGCCGGCAACGTCTTCACCATGCTGATCGCCATCTCCGGAGTGGCACTGCTGATGACCACGGGCATCGGCTGGGTGGTCGCCGGCCGGATACTGCGCCCGGTCAGGCTGGTGCGCACGACCGCCGCCCAACTCACCGAACAAGACCTGACCCAGCGCATACCCGTACAGGGTCGGGACGACATAGCGGCGCTCGCCGAGACCTTCAACGCCATGCTGGACCGGTTGGAGCGGGCGTTCGCCGCCCAGCGCGAATTCGTCGACGACGCCGGGCACGAACTGCGCACCCCCATCACGATCGTCCGCGGCCATCTGGAACTCATGGGCGACGACCCGGTCGAACGGGAGGAGACCGTGAGGATCGTGATGGAGGAGTTGGATCGGATGAGCCGGATCGTGGAGGACCTGCTCCTGCTCGCCAAGGCCGAACGACCCGACTTCGTCACCCCGGAACCGGTCCAACTCGCCGAACTGACCGCTGATGTGTTCGTGAAGGCCCGCGCGCTCGGCGACCGCGACTGGAAACTCGCCGGGACCGTCGACGCCGAAGGGTTCCTGGACTCGCAGCGGATCACGCAGGCCATGGTCCAACTCGCCCAGAACGCCGTCCAGCACACCGTCCCGGGCCAGCGTGTCAGCATCGGCTCGCGCGCCCGCACCGACGGGATCGAGCTCTTCGTCGCCGACACCGGCCCGGGGATCCAGCCCCAAGACCATGAAGTGATCTTCGAGCGCTTCCGGCGCGGCACCGCCCGCAGAGGATCGCGCGCCACCGGCGCCGGACTCGGCCTCGCCATCGTGAAGGCCATAGCGGAAGGCCACGGCGGACGGGTCGAACTGCGTACCACCGAAGGCGGTGGGGCGACCTTCGTCCTCGTGCTCCACGAACCGAGAGAAGTGAAGGACTTGAAGGAGGCCGTCCGGTGA
- a CDS encoding response regulator transcription factor translates to MNRILIVEDEERIASFVEKGLRANGFTTSAVGDGEAAYDYAITGGFDLVILDIGLPGKDGFTVLRQLREARVSVPVIVLTARDSVRDTVAGLEGGADDWMTKPFRFEELLARVRLRLRTAARAPEVTVLRNGELTLDLRTRRARSGERTVDLTAREFVLLELFLRHPGQVLSREQILSHVWGYDFDPGSNIVDVYVRALRKKLGADRVETVRGMGYRLPE, encoded by the coding sequence GTGAACCGCATCCTCATCGTCGAGGACGAGGAGCGCATCGCGTCCTTCGTCGAAAAGGGCCTGCGGGCCAATGGATTCACCACGAGCGCCGTCGGCGACGGAGAAGCCGCCTACGACTACGCGATCACCGGCGGATTCGACCTGGTCATCCTGGATATCGGGCTGCCCGGCAAGGACGGGTTCACCGTACTGCGCCAACTGCGCGAGGCCCGGGTGTCCGTGCCGGTCATCGTGCTCACCGCGAGGGACTCCGTACGGGACACGGTGGCCGGACTCGAAGGCGGCGCGGACGACTGGATGACCAAACCGTTCCGGTTCGAAGAACTCCTGGCCCGGGTCCGACTCCGGCTGCGCACCGCGGCCAGGGCCCCCGAGGTGACGGTACTGCGCAACGGCGAACTCACCCTCGACCTGCGTACCCGCAGGGCGCGTTCGGGTGAGCGGACCGTGGATCTGACAGCCCGTGAGTTCGTGCTGCTGGAACTCTTCCTACGGCACCCCGGACAGGTCCTGTCCCGGGAACAGATCCTGTCCCACGTCTGGGGCTACGACTTCGACCCGGGCTCCAACATCGTGGACGTCTATGTCCGCGCGCTGCGCAAGAAGCTCGGCGCCGACCGGGTGGAGACCGTACGCGGCATGGGATACCGACTGCCGGAGTAG
- a CDS encoding SLC13 family permease — protein MTLNLRQAATLCVALSICALLVVPGNFPELSGDARITLAVFALATCAWIGTPIDDTYIALGAGLALTATGVISSDALFGTLGDDTVWLLICAFVLAAAVARTGLAGRAAAFLVGGASSVRQLVHLTTAALVVTAFAVPATSGRAALAMPVFLALAKALQDRKRLVVMLALLFPTVILLSAVATLIGAGAHLITVSVLWEAAGERIGFTEWLLLGLPLAVVSSHLAAEVVLFTTTRRADRKGPVHITPAEIQEHSDRPVTGPWEAAETRCAVLLATVVVLWCSEPLHRVPPAVVALIGAIVAASPALGTVRLKDALKTVPWALLLFMAATMAMGLALADSGAAKWLVSGVPLDLPPWLFLAVVVAVSTLAHLVLQSRSARSSVLVPLVVAAAVGAGVNPVAAALASTAAAGFCHTLPASAKPVTLFAEIPGVPTYTPRDLLRMSAVLAPMTAALVLLFAVAVWPLLGVPVR, from the coding sequence GTGACCTTGAACCTGCGCCAAGCGGCAACCCTCTGCGTGGCCCTGAGCATCTGCGCACTGCTCGTCGTGCCCGGCAACTTCCCGGAGTTGAGCGGCGACGCCCGCATCACGCTCGCCGTGTTCGCCCTGGCGACCTGCGCCTGGATCGGCACCCCGATCGACGACACCTATATCGCCCTCGGAGCCGGTCTCGCGCTCACCGCGACCGGCGTGATCTCCAGCGACGCCCTCTTCGGCACCCTGGGCGACGACACGGTCTGGCTGCTGATCTGCGCCTTCGTCCTGGCCGCCGCCGTGGCCAGGACCGGGCTCGCCGGGCGGGCCGCCGCATTCCTCGTCGGAGGGGCCAGCAGCGTACGGCAGTTGGTGCATCTGACGACCGCGGCCCTCGTCGTCACGGCCTTCGCCGTACCGGCCACCTCCGGACGGGCCGCGCTCGCCATGCCCGTCTTCCTCGCGCTCGCCAAGGCGCTCCAGGACCGGAAGCGCCTGGTGGTCATGTTGGCGCTCCTGTTCCCCACGGTCATCCTGCTCTCCGCCGTGGCCACCCTGATCGGCGCGGGCGCCCACCTCATCACCGTGTCCGTGCTGTGGGAGGCCGCAGGGGAACGCATCGGCTTCACCGAATGGCTGCTGCTCGGACTGCCGCTGGCCGTCGTCTCCTCCCATCTGGCAGCCGAAGTGGTCCTGTTCACCACGACCCGACGCGCCGACCGCAAGGGTCCGGTACACATCACCCCCGCCGAGATCCAGGAACACAGCGACCGGCCCGTCACGGGCCCGTGGGAGGCGGCCGAAACGCGCTGCGCCGTCCTGCTGGCCACCGTCGTCGTCCTGTGGTGCAGCGAGCCGCTCCACCGGGTGCCACCCGCCGTCGTCGCCCTGATCGGCGCGATCGTCGCGGCCTCACCGGCCCTGGGCACCGTACGGCTCAAGGACGCCCTGAAGACGGTGCCGTGGGCCCTGCTGCTGTTCATGGCCGCGACCATGGCCATGGGGCTGGCGCTCGCCGACTCCGGGGCCGCGAAGTGGCTGGTGTCCGGGGTACCCCTGGATCTGCCGCCGTGGCTGTTCCTCGCCGTCGTGGTCGCCGTCTCCACCCTCGCGCATCTGGTCCTCCAGTCGCGGTCGGCCCGGTCCTCGGTCCTGGTGCCGCTCGTGGTCGCCGCCGCAGTCGGAGCCGGAGTCAATCCGGTGGCCGCGGCCCTCGCCTCCACCGCCGCGGCCGGCTTCTGCCACACCCTGCCCGCTTCGGCCAAGCCGGTGACCCTCTTCGCCGAGATCCCAGGCGTCCCCACCTACACCCCCCGCGACCTGCTCCGGATGTCCGCCGTGCTGGCACCGATGACCGCGGCCCTCGTACTGCTCTTCGCCGTCGCCGTCTGGCCGCTCCTCGGCGTGCCGGTCCGCTGA
- a CDS encoding glycerate kinase family protein, whose amino-acid sequence MLIRFAIAPSGFKESLSAQSAARAIAAGVRRVVPDAEIDLIPLVDGGEGTAEALASSSGGRLVRLTATGPTGDRIGTHFALLGDGEATAVVEMAAVAGLSLVPRDLRDPGATTTYGVGELIRAALDTGVRRILVGCGDSGTCDGGAGALQALGARLLDVEGRELPFGGRELARLDRIDTSALDPRLAATEIRVACNPFNVLCGERGVARVFGPQKGSTPAQVEQLSAGLEHWATVLTRDFQVRDDLFGGPGTGASGGLGAGLAALGAQLLPRFDVLLDQLDLDERLARADLVITAEGALDHQTPRGKVPAEVARRAKRYGREVLALAGTIGEGAHHVRSVGVDAYSSILPAPVSLTEALGRGGEFLTDATERALRMVLIGTRLSADDDRQAEGAVVLSGTHRPSSVR is encoded by the coding sequence GTGTTGATCCGATTCGCCATCGCCCCGAGCGGCTTCAAGGAATCCCTGTCCGCCCAGTCCGCCGCGCGGGCGATCGCAGCAGGCGTGCGCCGCGTCGTACCCGACGCGGAGATCGATCTGATACCGCTGGTCGACGGGGGCGAGGGCACCGCGGAGGCGTTGGCCTCCTCGTCGGGCGGGCGGCTGGTGCGACTGACCGCCACCGGGCCCACGGGCGATCGGATCGGTACGCACTTCGCCCTGCTCGGAGACGGGGAAGCGACGGCCGTGGTGGAGATGGCGGCCGTCGCAGGTCTCTCCCTGGTGCCGCGGGACCTGCGCGACCCCGGAGCCACCACCACCTACGGCGTCGGAGAGCTGATCCGGGCCGCACTCGACACGGGCGTCCGCCGCATCCTCGTCGGCTGCGGGGACTCCGGCACCTGCGACGGCGGCGCGGGCGCGCTCCAGGCCCTGGGAGCACGGCTGCTCGACGTCGAGGGCCGCGAACTCCCTTTCGGCGGTCGGGAATTGGCTCGACTCGACCGGATCGACACCTCAGCGCTCGATCCGCGACTGGCCGCCACCGAGATCCGAGTCGCCTGCAACCCCTTCAACGTGCTCTGCGGGGAACGCGGAGTCGCCCGGGTCTTCGGTCCGCAGAAGGGCTCCACCCCCGCGCAGGTCGAACAGCTCTCGGCGGGATTGGAGCACTGGGCGACCGTCCTCACCCGTGACTTCCAGGTCCGGGACGACCTCTTCGGCGGACCCGGCACCGGAGCGTCCGGTGGGCTCGGCGCCGGACTCGCCGCCCTCGGGGCCCAACTGCTGCCCCGCTTCGACGTGCTCCTCGACCAACTCGACCTCGACGAGCGACTGGCCAGGGCCGATCTGGTGATCACCGCCGAGGGCGCACTGGACCATCAGACCCCGCGCGGCAAGGTGCCCGCCGAGGTCGCCAGGCGCGCCAAGCGGTACGGTCGTGAAGTGCTCGCGCTCGCCGGCACGATCGGCGAGGGTGCGCACCACGTGCGTTCGGTGGGCGTGGACGCGTACAGCTCCATCCTGCCCGCGCCGGTCAGTCTGACGGAGGCGCTCGGGCGCGGCGGCGAGTTCCTCACCGACGCCACCGAGCGCGCCCTGCGGATGGTACTGATCGGAACCCGCCTGTCAGCGGACGACGATCGTCAGGCGGAGGGGGCCGTGGTCCTGTCGGGGACGCACCGACCGTCCTCGGTCCGGTAG